CCGTGGTTCGGGCCGGACTGGCACGCGGCGGCCCTGGCCTGGCTGGACGACGAACTGGCCGCGCAGGACCGCCCCCGCACGGGCGCCCCGGTCGTGCTGAAACACTGGCAGATCAGCGTCCTGTGGCGCGTCCCCACGCGGCGGGGGGACGTGTACTTCAAGGCCGTCCCGGACTTCTTCGCGCGGGAGGTGACGGTCACCTGCGCGCTGGCCGGGGTGCCCGGCGCGGCCCCGCCCGTCCTGGCCGCCGACACCCGGCGCGGCCTGCTGCTCCTGGACGGCTGCGGTGAGGTCGGGGGCGACCCGGCGGCCGTGCTGCGGCAACTGGCACGGGTGCAGCGCGACACGCGCCACCTGCTGCCGGGCCTGAACCTGCGCCCGCGCGGCCCCACGTACCTGCTGGGCCAGCTGGACGCCCTGCTGAGCGACAAGAGTCTGCACGCGGACGAGCACGGGCCGCACCCCGACGCCCTGACCCCTGACGAGGCCGCCGCGCTCCGCGCCCGCCGTCCCCAACTGGAGGCTGCGCTGCACCGCCTGCACGGCAGTCCGGTCCCCCTCACCCTCGGGCACGGGGACCTGCACGGTGGGAACGTCACCACGCACGAGGATCAGGTGACCATCCTCGACTGGTCCGACGCCAGCCTCACCCACCCCTTTCTGGACGCCAACCCCGCCTACCTCTGCCCGGACGGCACCGACCCCGCCACGCTGGACGCCGCGCGCGACGCGTTCCTGCGCGAATGGACGGACCTCGCCCCGCTGGACACGCTGCGCGCCCTGCACGCCGACGCCATGCTGGCCGGGGAACTGCACCGCGCGCTCGGGTACGCCGACGGCATCCAGGACGCCGTCGAGGACCGCCGCGAGTGGGCGGGCGCGCACCTGTGGCACCTGCGCCGCCTGCTGCCCTGACCGTCCGCCGGACGTGGGACAGAGCCTGATCCGCGTCCGGCAGGCGCGCTGCCCGGTGCCCGCGTTCGGCGCGACTCACCGCTGAGCGCCCCTCTACACTGGAGGCATGAACCGCCGTCCCGCCGTGCTGCTGGCCCTGATCGCGGGGCTGGTGGTGTTCGGCACGGTCGGGTACCGGGTGCTGGAGGGCTGGTCGTGGCTGGACTGCCTGTTCATGACGGCCATGACCCTGACGACCGTGGGGTACGGCGCGCCGGGCGAGTTGCACACGGACGGGAAGGTGTTCAGCGTGGTGCTGATGCTGGTCGGGATCGGGCTGATGCTGTACCTGCTGACGCTGCTGGCCGAGACGATGCTGCGGACCGTGACCGACCCGGACGCGGCGCGGCGGCGCAAGGAGAGGAAGATCATGAGCCTGAAGGATCACACGATCGTGTGCGGGTACGGGCAGGTGGGCGAGGCGGTCAGCGTGGCGCTGCGGGGCGCGCGGCGCCAGGTGGTCGTGGTCGATCACCGCCCCGAGCACCTGGAGTGGGCGCAGACGCAGGGCCTGCACACCCTGGTCGGGGACGCCACCGACGAGGACGTGCTGCGCCGCGCCGGGATCGAGCGGGCGGCGTCGCTGGTCACGGTGATCAACAGTGATCCCAGCAACCTGTACGTGGTGCTGTCCGCCAAGGGCCTGAACCCGGGCGTGCGGGTGATCGCGCGGGCGAGTGACGAGTCGGCGGCCCGCAAGATGCGCCGCGCCGGGGCGGACGAGGTCGTGAATCCGTACCAGCTGAGCGGGAACCGGATCGCGGCGATGATGCTCGCGCCGCGCCTGAGTCGCCTGCTGAGCGGCGACGTGACCAGCGAGCACTTCACGATCCGCGAACTGAGCGTCCCGCCGGGCATGGTGGGCCGCACGGTCGCTGACCTGGGCCGCGAGACGGGCGCGCTGGTCGTGGCGATCTGGCGCGACGGGCAGCCGCTACGCAGCCGCGCCGAGGACGTCCTGCGGGCCGGGGACGCCGTGCTGGTCGCGGGCGCGGCGGCGGAGGTGGAGGCCGTGCAGTCCGGACCGGCGGGCGGAGTGCAGCCCGCGTGACGTTCCGCCGCGCACCTCAGGGTGTACGGTGCCCCGCATGACCCGAGCGACCGAGCTGTACTTCGACTTCCTGTGCCCCTACGCGTGGCGTGGCGTGGAACTCGCCGCCGTCCTGAAAACGGAGGGCGAGGCGTTCACCCTGCGGCACTACTCGCTGGTCGAGGGGAACCACGCGGACAACGCGAAGGAGCTGTCGTGGCGCGTCACGGATCAGAGCCTGGACGCCCCGGACGGCGAGGGGTACATGAAGTACCTGAAGCCCGGCCTGCGCGCGTTCCTGGCGTCCCACGCGGCGGCCCTGCAGGGCGAGGCGGCCCACTGGGCGTTCACGCTGGCCCTCTTCCGCGCCCACCACGAACGCAAGGAGCCCCTGACCGAGGGGGTCATCCACGCGGCGGCGCAGGAGGGCGGTCTGGACCTGGACGCCTTCGCGGCGGCCCTGGCCGACGAGCAGGCCCGCCGCGCCGAGTTGCGCGCCGACCTGGACGCCGCGCGCGAGGTCGGGGTGTTCGGCACGCCCACCTTCGTCCTCCCGACCGGCGAGGCCGCGTACTACCGCTTCGAGACCCTCACCCGCGAACCCACCCAGGCGCGCCAGTGGTGGGACCTGTACCGAGCCGTGCTGACCAGCGAGGCGGGCATCGGCACGATCAAACGCGCGAAGAACCGCCCGCCCCGCCGCGCCTGAGCCGGACTGCGGCTGAGCAGGAGAGCAGCGGGTGCCGATCTGTGAACCGAACCAACGGAGGAGGCGGCCTCCGGTTGAGGCAGTGTCGGAGATCGGCGGGACCCCGGAACCCGGTTTTCTCCTGCTCGCTCTGCTCGGGTTGCAAGTTTTTGCAAACCTTTCAACCGGAGTCTGTGTCACCTCGGGGTCCCGCTGCTGTGGGTGGCCTGTGCGGGGCTTCATGGCGGCGCGCGTGACAGATCTGACGGAAAGGTGAAGGCAGCATGAAGGCCTCGCTGCGGAGTACCGGGCGAGAAGAGGCGATGAAGCGCGGTCCCCTATCCGGGCACCTGGGACGCGCGGAGCCAGTGGTGCGACCGACTTTTCGACCCTGTCCAGACCGGCCCCCGGCCGGGACGGACCAGACCCACTGCGGCAACGCAGCAGGAGTACTCATGCGCATACTCGTTCCGGCACTGCTGGCCGTCCTGGCCACCAGCTGCGGCGCGGCCAACACGCCCGCCGCCCCCACCCCCGCCACCACCCAGACCACCGCGCCCGCACTTGACACCCAGTCCCCGTCCGTCACGATGGTCGTGTTCCCGAAGACGCTGCGGGCGCAGGGCACTGTGAACTTCCAGCTCGGCACGCGGGACAACACCGCCGTGGACCGCGTCGTCCTGACCATCGACGGGAAGACGTTCGTGGACGACCCCACCGCGTACAACTCCTACGCGCAGTATTTTGACGCGGCCGCCAACGGCGAGCACACCGTCACCGTCCGTGTGTACGACCGCGCCCAGAACGTCACTGAGCAGACTCAGACGTTCACAGTCCAGATCGGCCCCTGACGTTCAGCGGGTCAGGCCGCTGCGGCGGTCCATGTACGCCGCGTACGCCGGGTCGGCGCTGCGCAGCAGGATGGCCATGACGCCGTGCTCGTCGATCTGCACGCCCTGGAAGCGGAAGCCCGCGCGGAGTTTCGGGACGATCACGGCGTTGTTCGTCAGGTGATGATGGCTGCGCACCAGCGGGTAACCCTCGCCGTGCAGGGCGTCCAGCACCACGGGCAGCAGGCGGGTGTACACGCCCCGCCCCCGGTGCGCGGGCAGCAGCGCGGTGTTCACCATGTACGCGGTGCGGGTGTCCCACGCGCGGCTGGCCTGCCACCCGGCCACCCGTCCCGCGTGACTGATCAGCCAGCTCCACAGCGGACCGCGCGGCGCGGGCGCGGCTTTACGGTCGCCCCAGTCGAACGAGTCCGTCTCGTACGCGCTGGCCTCCAGCTGCGCGTACACCTCGCGGTACGTGGCGGTCGGCACGCGGTGCAGGCGGTACCCGCCGCCCAGGTCCACGCCCGTCTCGGCGTCCGCCGGGAGGGGGAGGTCGGGCGCGTCGGCCAGACCGGGCAGTCCTTCGTCCGGGACGCCCAGTCGCCGCGCTGCCTCGCCTGAGGGCGCGCGGAAGCCGCTGCGGACGTGCATCGCCTGCCCGTACGTTCCGTCCAGGCTCAGGGTCAGCGCGGCATTCACCCCGCCCTCGTACGCATTCAGGCCCTGAAGGTGAAACCCGGCGCGGAGCTTCGGGATGATCACGGCGTTGTTCGTCGCGCGGTGGTGACTCTGCACCAGCGTGAACCCCGCCGCGCGGAACGCGGCCAGCAGGTGCGGCAGCAACCGCGAGTACACCCCGCGCCCCTGATGCTCGGGCAACAGGCCGGTGTCGGCCATGTACACCGTCCGCTCGTCCCGCGCGTGCGCGTGATGCCAGCCGATCAGTTCCGCGCCGTGGTACACGCCCCAGTTCCACGACTCGCCCAGCGGCGGGGCCGCCCGCACCGGCGGATCGAACGCGAACAGCGAATTCCCGCCGAAGATCCGGTCCTCCAGCCGCGCGCACGCCGCCCGGTACTCCACCAGCGAGATCGGGCGGGCCGAGTACCCGCCACCCAGGTCGAGGTCAGTCACGCCGTCACTCTGGCACGCGCCGTCAGCGGGCGCGGCTCATGTGGAGGTTGTACACCTGACCCTGCCACCCGGCGTCCCCCTGGAGGGCGTAGTGGACGTCCTCCAGGGCGACCTCGCGGCCCTGGGCGTCCGCGAAGCGCTCGCCGTCCAGCGGGCGCAGTCCCAGCGCCTGTTCGATCAGGCTCAGCAGGCGCGGTTCATCCATCAGGGCACGGAAGCTCCCGAACGACACCTGCCGTCCACTGCCCGGCGCGACGCTGCCCGTATACCGGGGGCGGGCCGCGCCGCAGGCCGGGCAGGGACCCAGCAGGCCCAGCTGCTGCTCGTACACCAGCCAGCGGTGCCCGCACGCGGGGCACGCCACGGTGCAGCTCGGCTGATCCTCGGGCAGCGGCTGGAACGGCACGCCTCAGGCGTCCTGCATCCAGGGCGTCCCGGCGGGCTGCTGCTGCGTCACGCAGTGGAAGCTCCCGCCGCCCTCGATGATCGCGCGGCTGCTCAGGCCGATCACCTCGCGGCCGGGGAACAGCGGCGTCAGGACTTCCAGGGCGCGGGCGTCGTTCGGGTCGCCGTACTGCGGGACGACCACGAACCCGTTCCCGATGTAGAAGTTCGCGTACGTGGGCGGCAGGCGACCCTCCGCGCCCTCCAGGTAGGTCGCGGGGAGCGGCAGCTCCACGATGCGGAAGGGCTGCCCGTCCTGGTCGGTCATGGCCCGCAGGTCCGCGAGGTTCTTCGCCATGACCGCGTGGTTGGGGTCCTCGGGGTTCGGCTCGACACTGGTGACGATGGTCCGCTCGTCGGTGAAGCGCGTGATGGTGTCGATGTGCCCGTCGGTGTGGTCGTTCTCCAGCCCACCGTCCAGCCACAGGAGTTTGCGCACGCCCAGCGTGTCGGCCAGCAGGAAAGCGTAACCCTCCTCGGTCAGGCCCGGGTTGCGGGTGTCGGTCAGGAAGCACGACCGGGTGGTCAGGCCCACGCCCAGGCCGTTCACCTCCAGCCCGCCGCCCTCCAGCACGAACGGCTGCGCCCAGCGGTGCGTGCCCAGCTGCCCGGCGACGTACTCGGGCACGCGGTCGTCGTTGCCCCAGTTGAACTTGCCGCCCCAGGAGTTGAACTTCCAGTCCACCAGCGCCAGGTCAGCGTCACGCTTCACGAAGATGGGGCCGTTGTCGCGCATCCACACGTCGTCCAGCGGCACGTCGTGGAACGTCACGTCCGCCCCGGCCAGGCGCGCGCGGGCGTCCGCGCGGCTCTCCTCGTCCCGCACGAGCAGATGCACCGGCTCGAAGCGGGCGATGGTCCGCACCAGTTCGGCGAACTCGGCGCGCACGCCCTCCAGATGCCCGAACCACAGGTCGTCGTCGGCGGGCCAGCTCATCCAGGTGGCGGCGTGCTCGGCCCACTCGGCAGGCATGGCGAAGCCCAGGTCGCGGGGCAGGTCGGCGGGGGTCACGTCAGACATGGGGGTCATTAAAACAGACCCGGCCTCCCTGAAACGGAAGGCCGGGAACACGGAACGGAGGGGGCTTCAGCCGTTCAGTGCGGTCTGGAGGGCGGCGTTCAGCGTGGCGGGGTCGGCCTTGCCGCCGCTGAGCCGCATGACCTGCCCGGTGAAGAAGCCCAGCAGCGCGGTCTTCCCGGCGCGGTAGGCGTCCACCTTGTCGGCGTGGTCGGCCATGACCTGCGCGATGGCGGCGTTCAGGGCGTCCTCGCTGAGGCCCCCGGCGAGGTTCTCCCGTTCGACCATCGCGGCGGGGGCCTCGCCGGTCTGCGCGGCGCGTGCCAGGACGTCGCGGGCGACGCGGGTGGTGACCTTCTTGTCACTCAGCAGCGCAGCCAGCGGGGCGAGGTCGGCGGCCGCCACCCGGACTTCACCGGCGCGCAGGCCCGGCGCGAGGTCGTTCGCGGTCCAGCTGGCGACCTGCGCGAACGTGCTGTCCTGCGTGGCCCCGCCGAGGAAGGCCAGCAGCGCGGCGTCACGCGCGAGGGTGCGGGCCTCGGCGTCCGGAACGCCCAGGGCAGTCAGGCGGGCCACCTCGGCCTCCTGTTCGGGGGTCAGAGTGGCGGGCGCGGGCTTCTCGGTCGGCTCGGGTTTCACAGCCTGGGCCTTGGCAGGTTTGGGGGCCTTCGCGGGCGCCTCGGCCTTCTGCGTGGCTTTCGCCCAGGCGTCCTTCAGGGTGATGATCCGCCCGAACACCAGCGCGTCCTCGCGGCTGTCCACCGGGTCACGCCAGAAGTAGCCCTGCCGTTCGAACTGGTAGCGGGTGCCTGCGGGGTCGCGCGTGACGCTGGGCTCCACCAGTCCGCGCGTGACGCGCAGGCTGTCGGGGTTCAGGAACGCCATGAAGCCCGCGTCGAGGGGTTTGGTCTCGTCCTCGTGCCCGATCTCCTCGGGCGTCGCGGCCTCGGGGTTGGGCACGCGGAACAGGCGGTCGTACAGGCGGAACTCGGCGGGCACGCCCTGCTCGGCGCTGACCCAGTGGATCACGCCGCCCGCTTTGGCGTCCTCGCCCAGCAGCGTGGCGTACACGCGCGTGACCTGCCCGCTGTCGTCCACGTCGAAGCGGTCGGCGCGGATGATGCCCGCCCCGCGCAGGCGCACCGTGCCGCCCGGCGTGAGGCGCTTGAAGCCCTTGGGCGGCTCGGGGTTGAAGTCGTCGCGTTCGATGACGAGTTCGCGGGTCAGCGGCACGTCGCGCACGGCGACCTCGGGGGCCACGCGTTCCCCGCCAGGCAGGGCGACCAAGCCGTCGGGCGAGTCGCGCACCACGTCGAACGGCCAGTAGGGGAGACTCAGCGTCTGCGCCTCGGTCAGGTTTTCCAGCGTGACGGGCAGCGGGTCCAGCACCGCCATCACGCGCGGCGCGCGGTGGTTCAGGTCGCTGCGCACGGCGTTCTCGTACACGCTGAGGTCCACGGTGCGGTTCGTGCGGCTCACGCCGATCTGCGCCGCGAAGGCCCGCACGGCCTCCGGCGTGACGCCCAGGCGACGCTGCGCGCGCAGGGTGGGCATGCGCGGGTCGTCCCAGCCGTGCACCGCCCCGGCCTCCACGAGCTTGCGCAGCTTGCGCTTACTCGTGATGGTGTACTCCAGGCCGCGCCGCCCGAACTCGTACTGGTGCGGGCGCGGATTGAAGCCCAGCCGTTCCATCAGCCAGTCGTAGATGGCGCGGTTGTCCACGAACTCCAGGCTGCACATCGAGTGCGTCACGCCCTCCAGCGCGTCCTGCAGGGGGTGCTGGAAGTCGTACATCGGATAGATGCACCACGCGTCGCCCGCACGGTAGTGATGCCCGCGCAGGATGCGGTACAGCACCGGGTCGCGCAGCTTCATGTTCGGGCTGCCCAGGTCGATCTTCGCGCGCAGCACGTGCGCGCCGTCCGCGAACTCCCCGGCGCGCATGCGGCGCAGCAGATCCAGGTTCTCCTCGGGCGTGCGGTCCCGGTACGGGCTGGGCGTGCCGGGCGTGCGGGCGTCGCCGCGCAGGCGGGCCATCTCGTCACCGGTCACCGAGTCCACGTAGGCGTCACCCTGCCGCACCAGCTGCTCGGCGTAGGCGTAGTACTGCTCGAAATGGTCGCTGGCGTAGTACAGGTGCTCGCCCCAGTCCCAGCCCAGCCAGCGCAGGTCGTCCGCGATGGCGTCCGCGTACTCCTGCGTGGCGAGTTCCGGGTTCGTGTCGTCCATGCGCAGGTGGTAGCGCCCGCCGTACTGCGCGGCCGTCTGGAAATCCAGGAACGACGCGAAGATATGCCCCAGGTGCGCGTACCCGCTCGGTTCCGGCGGGAAACGCGTCACGACCTGCGGGTACTTGCCGCCCTGCAGGTCGCGTTCGATGATCTCGGTGATGAAGTTCGGGGCCACGCGCGGCGCGCGGTCACCGGCGGCGGGAGGAGTGGAGTCGGGGGCCGTCATGCCGCCCAGCATAGCGGGGGCAGGTGCGGGGGCGCCCGAGCCCGGGAACAGTTCACGCCCCCGGAATCGTGTCTCCGGGGGCGCGGGCAGGTCCGGGTTTACAGCGTGACGTGGTACGTGACGACCGCAGGCACCAGGAACAGCGCGCCCATGATGAACGACAGCGCCAGGTTGTGCTCCTCGCGCATCTCGCGGCGGATGTAGCGCAGCACCCCCTCGCCCTTGCGGCGGGCCAGCGTGCCGAACACGGCCAGGACGCCCAGCGTGAACAGCAGCAGCGTCACGATCACGGCCACGGCCAGCCACGTGAACGCCTCCGCCCAGGTGCCACCTTCGGGCACGGGGCTGGCGATGGTGCGGCTCAGGAGCAGGCTGAAGCCCAGCGACACCCAGAAGAACACCGCGCCGATCGCGGCCGTCTGGTGCTCCTCGATCTCGGTGATCAGTTCCCGCACCCGCACGCCCAGCACCGCGCGGATGAACAGCAGGCTGATCAGCAGGGTGGGCAGCCACACGGCGAGGTTCCAGCCCAGTTCGGTCACCAGGGTCGTCAGCAGGTCGGTGGGGGTCATGACCTCCAGTTATACAGGGCGCGCCCCCACAGGCCGGGTCGGAATGCCGCGCTGGCTCGCAGTGCCGCGCGCGCCGCCCCGGTACCCTGCGCGGCATGACTCCACCCGCCTTCACGCTGCGGCACGTGACCGACCCCGGTGATCCGGCCATTCCCGCGTTCGGCCGCGTGCAGGAGGCCAGCTACTACGCGCCGGACATGCTGATCCCCCCGGAGGTCTTCGCGCACCTCATCACCCGCCGCACCCCGGAGCGGGAGGACCGCCTGCTCGTCGCGCAGACCCAAAGCGGCGAGGTGCTGGGCGGCACCCTGTACGCCCTGCTGCCCCTCCCCGGCAGTCTGCGCGGGGCGGGCTTCAACTCGTTCATGGCCGTCACCCGCGCCGCGCGCGGCCTGGGCGTGGGCCGCGCCCTGCACGACGAGACCCTGCGCGTCGTGCGCGACGCCGGACTGGCGGGCATGTTCGCCGACAGCGTCCACCCCACCCGCCAGAACGCAGAGGACCGCGCCGCCGAGGCCGCGACTGGCGTGGACCCCGCCGGGCGCCGGGCCGCGCTGCACGCCCTGGGCCTGCGGACCGTGGACCTCCCGTACTGGCAGCCCGTGGGAGGTCCCGACGGCGGTCCCCTCACCGACCTGGACCTGCTGTACCAGCCCGCCCGTCCCGCCCAGACCGTCCCGCTGGCCCTCGTGACCGGCACCCTGCGCGCCTACTGGAGCGGGTGGCTCGGCACGGACCGCGCCCAGGCCGAAGCGCAGGCCCTCGCCGACCGCGCCGGACACGCGCAGGACGTGCCCCTGCTGCCCGGCACGAGCACGGCGACATGGTGGAGTGAAGGGCGGGAGGTCTGAGTGTCAAAAGGTCTGAAGGAGTTTAGGGCGCCGGTTTTCCCTTGGACTCTTCGACCTTCGGACTCTCAGCCGTTGCTTACGGCTTCAGTCCGTCCAGTACGCGTTTTGCCTGGCTCTGGAGGTCGCGTTCCAGGGGGGTGTCGGCGTTCAGGGTGACGGCGCGGGTCAGGGTGGCGCGGGCCTGGGTGTCTTTGATGAGGCTCAGGGCGATGCCCGCGTGGGCCTGGACGAACAGGGTGTCGGGGGCGCGGCGGGCGGCGGCGGTGGCCAGCGTCCGGGCGCGGTCCTGGTTGCCGCCGCTGAAGATTCCGGCTTTCGCCCAGGCTCCGGCGTGCCACTCTGCCAGGACGGCCTGGATGTCGGCGCGGTCCGGCGCGAGGTTCAGGGCGCGGTCCAGCGCGGCGCGGGCCTGCTGCGCGGTGTTCAGCGCGCCCAGCGTGTACCCTCCGGCGCGGGCCTGGAGGCCCAGGGCGCTGCCGAGCGCCAGCTGCGCGTCGGGGTCGCCGGGGTGGGTGGCGGTGGCCTGCCGGGCGGCCTGGACGGCGCGGGTGGTCCAGTCGCGGCCTCCGGCGCGGTATTCGGTCATGGCGGCGGCGGCGCGGCTGGCGGTCACGGCGTCCCCGGCCGCCTGGGCGCGGGCGTACACCTGCGCGTAGTCGCCGCCGCTCAGTGGGTCCGGGGTGGGCTGGGCGGCGCCTGTGCCGAGCAGGAGCAGGAGGGTGATGGGGAACAGGAGGCCGCGCTTCACGATTCCCAGGCTAGCGGCTGGGCGTGAAGCGCGGCTGATGAGGTGCCTCCGGTGGAACGGTGGCTGTTGACCGTTCCACCCGAGCGGATGCGCGTGGGAGTGAAACGGAGGCCGGAAGTGGAGTTCGGACTGCGGTGTTGTTCCGGAGTCTGAACGGAACGGACGGCATCCGTTCTTTCAGGCGGCGGGTTGCTCGGTGGGGGGTTCGGTGTCGGGGGTGCGGCGGGTGCGGGCGGGGCGCTCGGTGTCGCTGGGGGTGCTGATGCGGGTGAGGGTGGCGTCGAAGGCGCGCAGGGCGTCGCTGCCTTCGAGTTCGGTGACGGCGCGGGCGTTCAGCGCGGCGAGTTCCTCGCGGGTGACGGCGTACTCGGGCGCCTCGTGGCCCTTGAGGCTGTGCAGGACGCGGTAGGCGGTGGGGGCGTGGATGGTGGCGCCCTTGCTGGTGGTGATGGTGGGGTTGGTGTGCATGTCGGTGCCGATCAGGGTGATGCTCTCGGGGCTGATGAGGGTGACGCGGTCGCCGCGTTCCTCCATGTGCGCGGCGAGTTGCAGGAGGCCGCGCAGGTCGAGCATCTGATGGAAGAGGTCGAGGTGGGCGAGCATCGCTCCGGCTTTTTTCAGGGTGTCCATAATCCGCATTATTCTGTTTTAAGCAGAATTGTCAAGGCCTATTACGACAATGTGAAGACCGGGGCGTGATGACCCCGGTCCCGATGTATTCGCGCCTCATACGGATTCCGTTTGTTTCGTTGACAACCCGGAACCGCACCGGGTTGCCAACTCCACGTCCGGAACCCGTTTCTCTCCTGCTCGCATCCGCTCGGATTGAACGGCTTTATAAGCCATTCAATCGGAGTCCGTATCAGTTGCTCAGCTTGCTGCGGCCCACCAGGGTCACCTTGACTTCCAGCGGCTTGCCGTCCCGCAGGACGCTCAGGGTCACCGTATCGCCGGGCTGGTACGACCGCACGGCGTACTGGAATTCCGCGAAGTTCACGATCCGTCTGCCGTTGACGGCGGTCACGATGTCCCCGGAGACCCGCTTCGAGTCGCCGTTCAGGATCAGGGGTTTCAGTCCGGCCTGCGCGGCGGGACTGCCGCGCGACACGCTCGTGAAGAACGCGCCGGGCGTGTCGCCCAGGTCCAGCAGTTTCGTCAGTTCCTGAAAGCCCGCGCTGGGCAGGAAGAACAGCTCCGAGAAGGGGCCGCCCAGCCCGATGCCGATCACGGGCGCGTCCCGCTTCTCACCGCGTTTCATGGCGGCCACACGCGCGTCCGTGGTGCTCACGGGCACCGCGTACGAGCGGGGCTGGCCGTTCTGCGTGACTCGGATGTAACTGACGATGCCCGTCACCTCGCCCCTGACGTTCACGACCGGGCCGCCGCTGTCGCCGGGGATCAGCGGGGCGTTCATCTCCAGCGTGCCGGGCGGGAAGTCCGCGCGGCCAGGGTCGCTGTCCAAGCCCAGCAGGCGCCCGGTCTTGGGCGTCAGGAACGCCCCGCCGCCGTTGCCGATCGCCAGCGCGGTG
This region of Deinococcus sp. JMULE3 genomic DNA includes:
- a CDS encoding S1C family serine protease, producing the protein MNLKRAPGVHARPALLAPLLTLLLVAPHAAAQTTPQTPAPTPQDRRVKSAAPLSAAEQARLQALVSRVRPATVRVEQCRATQCDDPDGLGSGVLISEDGLILTAYHVIRGAPDLSVQLLNKTRYPAEVIGYNDQDDLALLRVNVPKGTPFLPLAAARPAVGDTALAIGNGGGAFLTPKTGRLLGLDSDPGRADFPPGTLEMNAPLIPGDSGGPVVNVRGEVTGIVSYIRVTQNGQPRSYAVPVSTTDARVAAMKRGEKRDAPVIGIGLGGPFSELFFLPSAGFQELTKLLDLGDTPGAFFTSVSRGSPAAQAGLKPLILNGDSKRVSGDIVTAVNGRRIVNFAEFQYAVRSYQPGDTVTLSVLRDGKPLEVKVTLVGRSKLSN